Proteins encoded together in one Candidatus Sulfotelmatobacter sp. window:
- a CDS encoding ABC transporter ATP-binding protein, producing the protein MLPKSLRPLLPYLKRYRWGYTAGMLCVFLTNGIQVMGPKVLGLASEALLKGVTRHKLFFYAALLLAIAVAKGIFQFLTRWIVIGVSRDIEFDLRNDLFRRLESLSYSYYQRHRTGDIMARATNDLSAVRNLLGPAIMYTANTVVLMSAALAFMISISPRLTLYTFLPLPAASILIQYFGRRIHERFERIQAMFSDISARAQENFSGARLIRAYVQEDAEIRAFEKENEEYIRRNLKLVRLMGMLWPTLEFMLGCAVVLVLWLGGREVLSGRINFGQFVAFNAYMLQLTWPIIALGYVINLFQRGTASLVRLNEIMLEEPEIRDAPGVASSEVSAAAKSEEEHEIAGEIEFRGLNFSYDGKRVLHNVNLRVPAGSSLAIVGPTGSGKTTLVSLIPRIYDADAGTVMIDGRPIREYSLASLRRNIGFVPQETFLFSERIRENIALGIDSASDQQIQNAADAANIAADIESFPEGYETMVGERGITLSGGQKQRTAIARALIRNPRILILDDALSSVDTHTEDKILNHLRDVMRGRTTIFISHRVSTVRNADRIAVLDGGRIVELGTHDELLALNGYYSDLYNKQLLEEELAEV; encoded by the coding sequence ATGCTGCCGAAGAGTTTGCGCCCGCTGCTGCCTTACCTGAAACGCTATCGCTGGGGATACACCGCCGGCATGCTCTGCGTTTTTCTGACCAACGGCATTCAGGTGATGGGACCGAAAGTGCTCGGCCTGGCTTCCGAGGCGCTGCTCAAGGGCGTGACTCGTCACAAGTTATTTTTTTATGCCGCGCTGCTGCTGGCCATCGCGGTGGCCAAGGGAATCTTTCAGTTTCTCACCCGCTGGATCGTGATTGGCGTCTCGCGCGATATTGAGTTCGACCTGCGCAACGATCTTTTCAGGCGCCTCGAAAGCCTCAGCTACTCGTATTACCAGCGCCATCGCACCGGCGACATCATGGCCCGCGCCACCAACGACCTGAGCGCGGTGCGCAATCTGCTTGGGCCCGCCATCATGTACACGGCTAACACGGTCGTATTGATGTCGGCGGCGCTGGCCTTCATGATTTCGATCAGTCCGCGGCTCACGCTTTATACCTTTCTGCCGCTGCCCGCGGCCAGCATTCTGATCCAGTATTTTGGACGCCGCATTCATGAGCGCTTCGAGCGCATCCAGGCGATGTTCTCTGACATCTCGGCGCGGGCGCAGGAGAATTTTTCCGGCGCACGGCTGATTCGCGCTTACGTGCAGGAAGACGCCGAGATTCGCGCCTTCGAAAAGGAGAACGAGGAATACATCCGCCGTAATCTGAAGTTGGTGAGGCTCATGGGCATGCTGTGGCCCACGCTGGAATTCATGCTGGGCTGCGCCGTGGTGCTCGTGCTGTGGCTCGGAGGACGCGAAGTGCTGAGCGGGCGCATCAACTTCGGGCAGTTTGTCGCGTTTAATGCGTACATGCTGCAATTGACCTGGCCGATCATTGCACTTGGCTACGTCATCAATCTTTTTCAGCGCGGCACGGCGTCTTTGGTGCGTCTGAACGAGATCATGCTGGAGGAACCGGAGATCAGAGATGCTCCGGGCGTCGCCAGTTCAGAGGTGAGTGCTGCGGCGAAGTCAGAGGAAGAGCATGAGATCGCCGGCGAGATCGAGTTCCGCGGACTGAACTTCAGTTATGACGGCAAGCGCGTGCTGCACAATGTGAACCTGCGGGTCCCAGCCGGAAGCAGCCTGGCCATTGTCGGCCCGACGGGATCGGGCAAGACCACGCTGGTCAGCCTGATTCCTCGCATCTACGATGCTGACGCAGGTACAGTGATGATCGATGGTCGGCCGATTCGCGAATATTCGCTGGCGTCGCTGCGGCGCAATATCGGATTCGTGCCCCAGGAAACTTTTCTGTTCAGCGAGCGCATCCGCGAGAACATCGCGCTGGGCATCGACTCGGCCAGCGATCAGCAGATTCAAAACGCCGCCGACGCGGCCAACATCGCCGCCGACATCGAGAGCTTCCCCGAAGGCTACGAAACGATGGTGGGCGAGCGCGGCATCACGCTCTCTGGAGGCCAGAAGCAGCGAACCGCGATTGCCCGCGCCCTGATTCGCAATCCGCGGATTCTGATTCTCGACGATGCGCTCTCCAGCGTCGACACCCACACCGAAGACAAGATTCTCAACCACCTGCGCGACGTGATGCGCGGCCGGACCACGATTTTTATTTCGCACCGCGTCTCCACTGTCCGCAATGCCGACCGCATCGCCGTGCTGGATGGCGGACGCATCGTCGAACTTGGCACCCACGACGAACTGCTGGCCTTGAACGGCTACTACAGCGACCTGTATAACAAGCAACTGCTGGAAGAAGAGCTGGCCGAAGTTTGA
- a CDS encoding class I SAM-dependent methyltransferase — protein MKLFRGSSGGTEAVTPQISQKLTRRSSGLGELSRVWDSDAPLCVLDLGSTSPSNIRFFTERSHKIYSEDLLVASTDPSLITKDETGAVILDSRKFLADNLTYPAAHFDVVLCWNLPDYLDESLVRPVMGRLWSVLKPGGMLLAFFHTKDAGPDSPCYRFHIVGKDVLEMQRIVLKREARRGPTGAVHTAINDGFRLQRVFNNRHIETLFRDFASIKFFLARDNVREVLVVR, from the coding sequence ATGAAGCTCTTTCGCGGCTCATCGGGCGGAACTGAGGCGGTAACTCCGCAGATCAGCCAAAAACTGACCCGCCGTTCCAGCGGCCTCGGAGAGCTCTCTCGTGTCTGGGATTCCGACGCGCCGCTATGCGTGCTCGATCTCGGCTCCACGTCGCCGTCGAATATCCGCTTCTTTACCGAACGCAGCCACAAGATTTACAGCGAAGATCTGCTGGTCGCATCCACCGATCCCAGCCTCATCACCAAAGATGAAACCGGGGCTGTGATCCTCGACAGCCGCAAATTTCTCGCCGACAATCTGACCTATCCCGCGGCGCATTTCGATGTCGTCCTGTGCTGGAATTTGCCGGACTACTTGGATGAGAGCCTGGTCCGTCCCGTGATGGGAAGGTTGTGGTCGGTGCTGAAACCCGGCGGCATGCTGCTGGCGTTTTTTCACACTAAAGACGCCGGACCCGATTCCCCCTGCTACCGCTTTCACATCGTAGGCAAAGATGTTCTCGAAATGCAGCGCATCGTGCTGAAGCGCGAGGCGCGCCGCGGCCCCACCGGCGCCGTCCACACTGCAATCAACGACGGCTTCCGCCTCCAGCGCGTCTTCAACAACCGCCACATCGAAACGCTGTTCCGCGACTTCGCCTCGATCAAGTTCTTCCTGGCGCGCGATAATGTCAGGGAAGTGCTGGTGGTGCGGTGA
- a CDS encoding methyltransferase domain-containing protein, translating into MQRVNTVEMLDSDDCPPGEVEASLRDMGRINRWFGGVTTTRRMIERVAATTGRKHFRILEVASGLGEVPKAASDQVRRKGITLDVLCLDRVRSHLQNGNGTRESHCPVVADALALPFPDNSFDLVSSSLFAHHLAPPELTQFVAEALRVSRYAVLINDLIRHPLHVALVYAAFPLMRSYVSRFDGVASVRRAYVPEEMGRMLSSSAQAAKVDISSHFLFRMGVIAWKAIIDG; encoded by the coding sequence ATGCAGCGCGTCAACACCGTCGAAATGCTCGATAGCGATGACTGTCCGCCCGGCGAAGTCGAAGCTTCGCTGCGCGACATGGGCCGCATCAACCGGTGGTTCGGTGGAGTCACCACGACGCGCAGGATGATCGAGCGTGTCGCCGCTACCACGGGAAGAAAACATTTCCGGATACTCGAAGTAGCCTCAGGATTGGGCGAAGTGCCAAAAGCCGCCAGCGATCAAGTGCGCCGCAAAGGGATTACTCTCGATGTTCTTTGCCTCGATCGCGTGCGCTCGCATCTGCAAAATGGGAACGGAACTCGAGAGTCGCATTGCCCCGTAGTTGCCGACGCACTTGCACTGCCCTTCCCGGACAATAGTTTCGATCTGGTCAGTTCCAGCCTGTTCGCGCATCATCTGGCCCCCCCCGAGCTGACGCAATTTGTGGCGGAGGCGCTGCGCGTGAGCCGCTACGCCGTGCTCATCAACGACCTAATCCGGCATCCCCTGCATGTCGCGCTGGTATATGCTGCGTTCCCGCTGATGCGCAGCTACGTCTCGCGCTTCGATGGAGTGGCGTCGGTGCGAAGAGCGTATGTTCCGGAAGAAATGGGGCGCATGCTTTCGTCGAGCGCGCAGGCTGCAAAGGTCGATATCTCCAGCCACTTTCTGTTTCGCATGGGAGTGATTGCGTGGAAGGCAATTATTGATGGATGA